The Flavivirga eckloniae genomic interval ACGCATTCCCCTTGAAATATCTTGTACTTGAGCGATTTCAAAATCACTTGTACCAACAGTATAAGCAAATAAAGCGCCCATAACTGAAGCTCCTGTAATAAGACCTAAATTACGAGATAAGTTAAGTACGCCAGATATAACACCTCGCTGGTTTTTGTTGGCATACATCATAACAGATGTATTATTGGCCGCTTGAAAAAGTTGATATCCTGGTGTTAAAATTACCAATGCAATTATATAGCCAATAACGCCATATTGGTTTGGCAATATTGATAGTGCAAAAGCTCCTAATGTCATTATAAGAAGTCCTGTTGTAACCATTATTGTTGCTCCAAAACGGTCAACAACACGACCAGAAGGAATTCCTGTAAGAACAGAAACTATTGGCCCAACAGACATAACCATTCCAACAAAAGTTTCATTAAGACCTAATGCTAATGATAGATAAAATGGGCCAACAACCAAAGTTGTCATCATTACTGTAGAAACAAAGGAATTTATAATCAAACTAGCACTTAAGTTTCTATTTGCAAATGCTGATAACTTAATTAAAGGGAATTCCACTTTAGCTTGTGAATAAATAAATGTACCTATACCAATAACGGCCAATAAAAGTAACATAAGATTTATCCAATTAAAACGTCCTTTACCAGTGGTCATTGCCAATGTATAGCATGCAAGTGTTACTGCTAATAATAACGTTCCTATCCAATCTATTTTTTTATCTTCAAATTTTACTTTCTCTTTAGTTATTGGCAGATGCTTGTATATTAAGAATATATTTAAAATCCCTAATGGAATCATAATTAAAAAAATAGTTCTCCATCCAAAAGTTTCTATTAAAACGCCACCAAGTGTTGGTCCCAAAGCAGTACCTATTGCAGACATCGTTCCTAACAAGCCCATCGCACTACCTATTTTTTTCTCCGATATAGCTTCACGAACAAAAGCCAAAGTGAGCGCTATTAAAATAGCTGCTCCCAATCCTTGAAAAGTACGTGCTAAAATCAATCCCCATAGCGTTGGAGCTATACCACAGACAAGGGAAGCTAAAGTATACACGATAGCGCCTAACATTAACATCTGTCGTAGACCAAAAATATCTCCCAACCTTGCTATGCTCACAATAATAACCGTAATCGATAAAAGATATGAAATGACTACCCATTGTACAGATTGAAATGTGGCAGAAAAGGCTTCAGTTAAAGTTGGTAAAGCAACATTAGCAATGCTCACACCCAAAGAAGCCATTAAGGTGGAAAGTGAAAGACTCACAAGTATCCATTTGTTTGGCGTTTTTTTCATTCTTATTAATTAAAAAGTTTAATTCGTCTCAATGCTGTTGCTGTTAAATACAAACCAATTGCATAAATCAGATGAATTATAAAAACCTTTAAAAGATGTTGTGAAGAATCTGGTATTTTTGAAAAAAGTGAAACTAAACCAACAGCAATTGCAGTTAATACTTTAGGGTTACAAAACCATTTACTACCATAAAACAAAGGCAACAAAAAAGCGAATACAACACCTATACAATAATGTCCAATTAGACCATATAATCTTTCGTTTTCTGCATTTGGTGTTTGAATGATTGTATTATGAAAAAATTGCCCCTCTAAAGTATATGCAAACCACCTACCCAAAAAAAGCACACCTCTTGATTGTATTTCAAAAAAGCTTGCAATCAGTTTCCAGAAATCAATAAAAAGTGTTGCCCCTAAACCTACTAAAATAGCTTTATATACGATCCTCATTTAATATGCTTATTCTAAAAATTACAATACAAAAGTAATTTTGATAAGCCTTAGAGTATTAGGATAAAAATGAAGTAGAATAGGACTTATTTAAGTTTCTGCCTAAATACCTCTGGGGAATAACCTGTATGTTTTTTAAAGAATCTAATAAAATACGAAACATCCTCATACCCTAATTGATATGCTATTTGATTTACTTGATTGGATGTTGCCAAAAGATACCTTTTGGATTCTAATATAATTTGTTCGTTTATAAGTTCTGATGCTGTTTTACCTAAAGTTTGTTTTGTTATCGCATTTAATTGATAATTCGATAAGTTTAACATATCTGCGTATT includes:
- a CDS encoding DUF2938 family protein, coding for MRIVYKAILVGLGATLFIDFWKLIASFFEIQSRGVLFLGRWFAYTLEGQFFHNTIIQTPNAENERLYGLIGHYCIGVVFAFLLPLFYGSKWFCNPKVLTAIAVGLVSLFSKIPDSSQHLLKVFIIHLIYAIGLYLTATALRRIKLFN
- a CDS encoding MFS transporter, producing the protein MKKTPNKWILVSLSLSTLMASLGVSIANVALPTLTEAFSATFQSVQWVVISYLLSITVIIVSIARLGDIFGLRQMLMLGAIVYTLASLVCGIAPTLWGLILARTFQGLGAAILIALTLAFVREAISEKKIGSAMGLLGTMSAIGTALGPTLGGVLIETFGWRTIFLIMIPLGILNIFLIYKHLPITKEKVKFEDKKIDWIGTLLLAVTLACYTLAMTTGKGRFNWINLMLLLLAVIGIGTFIYSQAKVEFPLIKLSAFANRNLSASLIINSFVSTVMMTTLVVGPFYLSLALGLNETFVGMVMSVGPIVSVLTGIPSGRVVDRFGATIMVTTGLLIMTLGAFALSILPNQYGVIGYIIALVILTPGYQLFQAANNTSVMMYANKNQRGVISGVLNLSRNLGLITGASVMGALFAYTVGTSDFEIAQVQDISRGMRITFIIAGILITIAVIISSTTRKKTI